A genome region from Sebastes umbrosus isolate fSebUmb1 chromosome 22, fSebUmb1.pri, whole genome shotgun sequence includes the following:
- the LOC119481554 gene encoding RAS guanyl-releasing protein 2-like isoform X3: MSLLFDHLDSCELAEHLTYLEYKSFCKILFQDYHSFVMHGCTVDNPILERFITLFNSVSQWIQLMVLSKPTAPQRAAVISHFIRVAQKLLQLQNFNTLMAVVGGLSNSSISRLKDTQTHISAETNKVFNNLIELVTSCGNYSQYRKRFSECSGFRFPILGVHLKDLIAVHVALPDWADKEKTRVNLAKAQQLYAILQELALIQTTPPHVDANTDLLNLLTVSLDQYHMEEEIYQMSLQREPRKPAAQNSSPAPAPDPKPTMIDDWAVSVKPSADPTIIKKHIEKMVESVFKNFDSDGDGHISQDEFEAIRNNFPYLSKFGELDKNQDGKISREEMIDYFMKASSLLNCKMGFIHTFTEATYVKPTFCEHCAGFIWGFYKQGYKCKACGVNCHKACRSRLAVECRKRTKSISHETPPALQARSYSFPPPANTPPSLQNTVIAEEDIESLEEGVFDVHL, encoded by the exons ATGTCCCTGCTGTTTGACCACCTTGACTCCTGCGAACTGGCTGAACACCTGACCTACCTGGAGTACAAATCCTTCTGCAAAATCCTG TTTCAGGACTACCACAGCTTCGTGATGCACGGCTGCACAGTGGATAACCCCATCCTGGAGCGTTTCATCACGCTTTTCAACAGCGTCTCCCAGTGGATCCAGCTCATGGTGCTCAGCAAGCCAACCGCTCCTCAGAGGGCCGCCGTCATCTCCCACTTCATCAGAGTGGCACAG AAGCTGCTGCAGTTGCAGAACTTCAACACGCTGATGGCCGTGGTGGGCGGCCTCAGCAACAGCTCCATCTCTCGCCTCAAAGACACGCAGACCCACATCAGCGCGGAGACCAACAAG GTTTTCAACAACCTTATTGAACTGGTGACGTCATGCGGGAACTACAGTCAATACCGCAAGCGCTTCTCCGAGTGCTCGGGCTTCCGATTCCCCATCCTCGGCGTGCACCTGAAGGACCTGATAGCCGTGCACGTGGCGCTGCCAGACTGGGCTGACAAAGAGAAAACACGGGTCAACCTGGCTAAGGCTCAACAGCTGTACGCCATCCTGCAAGAGCTGGCGCTCATCCAGACCACGCCGCCTCACGTGGATGCCAACACAGACCTGCTCAACCTGCTCACG GTGTCTCTGGACCAGTACCACATGGAGGAGGAGATCTACCAGATGTCTCTGCAGAGAGAACCTCGCAAGCCAGCAGCG CAGAACTCCAGCCCCGCCCCCGCGCCTGACCCCAAGCCCACCATGATCGATGACTGGGCTGTGTCGGTGAAGCCCAGCGCCGACCCGACGATCATCAAGAAACACATAGAGAAGATGGTGGAG TCCGTCTTCAAGAACTTCGACTCGGACGGCGACGGCCACATCTCCCAGGATGAGTTTGAAGCCATCAGGAACAACTTCCCATACCTCAGCAAGTTTGGAGAACTGGACAAGAACCA agacGGGAAGatcagcagagaggagatgatagaCTACTTCATGAAAGCCAGCTCTCTGCTTAACTGCAAGATGGGTTTCATCCACACGTTTACTGAGGCCACCTACGTCAAGCCCACGTTCTGCGAGCACTGCGCCGGCTTT ATATGGGGCTTCTACAAGCAAGGCTACAAGTGTAAAG CCTGCGGGGTGAACTGCCACAAGGCCTGCCGAAGCCGCCTGGCAGTCGAGTGCCGGAAGAGGACGAAGAGCATAAGCCACGAGACGCCGCCGGCTCTCCAGGCCCGATCCTACAGCTTCCCTCCACCTGCCAACACCCCACCCAGCCTGCAGAACACAG TTATTGCTGAAGAGGATATAGAGTCACTGGAGGAAGGAGTGTTTGATGTCCACCTATAa
- the LOC119481554 gene encoding RAS guanyl-releasing protein 2-like isoform X2: MESTMTEQSAAVDELVEACIQAFDEKGTLKDASVVRMFLMMHPWYIPSIDMAKKLVFKSQEESCTAERRTRICHLVKYWISEFPAEFNLSPELADQIKDFKDLLSTEGNERQSKLIDLDSVPSYKWKRQVTQRVPSVSKKRKMSLLFDHLDSCELAEHLTYLEYKSFCKILFQDYHSFVMHGCTVDNPILERFITLFNSVSQWIQLMVLSKPTAPQRAAVISHFIRVAQKLLQLQNFNTLMAVVGGLSNSSISRLKDTQTHISAETNKVFNNLIELVTSCGNYSQYRKRFSECSGFRFPILGVHLKDLIAVHVALPDWADKEKTRVNLAKAQQLYAILQELALIQTTPPHVDANTDLLNLLTVSLDQYHMEEEIYQMSLQREPRKPAANSSPAPAPDPKPTMIDDWAVSVKPSADPTIIKKHIEKMVESVFKNFDSDGDGHISQDEFEAIRNNFPYLSKFGELDKNQDGKISREEMIDYFMKASSLLNCKMGFIHTFTEATYVKPTFCEHCAGFIWGFYKQGYKCKACGVNCHKACRSRLAVECRKRTKSISHETPPALQARSYSFPPPANTPPSLQNTVIAEEDIESLEEGVFDVHL, translated from the exons ATGGAGTCCACGATGACGGAGCAGTCGGCCGCAGTGGACGAGCTGGTGGAAGCGTGCATCCAAGCCTTCG ATGAGAAGGGCACTTTGAAGGATGCGTCCGTGGTCCGCATGTTTCTCATGATGCACCCTTGGTACATCCCTTCAATCGACATGGCTAAGAAGCTAGTGTTCAA ATCTCAAGAGGAGAGCTGCACTGCTGAGCGCCGCACACGAATCTGCCACCTTGTCAA GTACTGGATCTCTGAGTTTCCAGCAGAGTTCAATCTGAGCCCGGAGCTGGCCGACCAGATCAAAGACTTTAAAGACCTCCTGAGCACCGAGGGCAACGAGCGCCAGAGCAAGCTCATTGACCTcgacagtgt GCCGTCATATAAATGGAAGCGGCAGGTGACTCAGCGTGTCCCATCAGTGTCCAAAAAGAGGAAAATGTCCCTGCTGTTTGACCACCTTGACTCCTGCGAACTGGCTGAACACCTGACCTACCTGGAGTACAAATCCTTCTGCAAAATCCTG TTTCAGGACTACCACAGCTTCGTGATGCACGGCTGCACAGTGGATAACCCCATCCTGGAGCGTTTCATCACGCTTTTCAACAGCGTCTCCCAGTGGATCCAGCTCATGGTGCTCAGCAAGCCAACCGCTCCTCAGAGGGCCGCCGTCATCTCCCACTTCATCAGAGTGGCACAG AAGCTGCTGCAGTTGCAGAACTTCAACACGCTGATGGCCGTGGTGGGCGGCCTCAGCAACAGCTCCATCTCTCGCCTCAAAGACACGCAGACCCACATCAGCGCGGAGACCAACAAG GTTTTCAACAACCTTATTGAACTGGTGACGTCATGCGGGAACTACAGTCAATACCGCAAGCGCTTCTCCGAGTGCTCGGGCTTCCGATTCCCCATCCTCGGCGTGCACCTGAAGGACCTGATAGCCGTGCACGTGGCGCTGCCAGACTGGGCTGACAAAGAGAAAACACGGGTCAACCTGGCTAAGGCTCAACAGCTGTACGCCATCCTGCAAGAGCTGGCGCTCATCCAGACCACGCCGCCTCACGTGGATGCCAACACAGACCTGCTCAACCTGCTCACG GTGTCTCTGGACCAGTACCACATGGAGGAGGAGATCTACCAGATGTCTCTGCAGAGAGAACCTCGCAAGCCAGCAGCG AACTCCAGCCCCGCCCCCGCGCCTGACCCCAAGCCCACCATGATCGATGACTGGGCTGTGTCGGTGAAGCCCAGCGCCGACCCGACGATCATCAAGAAACACATAGAGAAGATGGTGGAG TCCGTCTTCAAGAACTTCGACTCGGACGGCGACGGCCACATCTCCCAGGATGAGTTTGAAGCCATCAGGAACAACTTCCCATACCTCAGCAAGTTTGGAGAACTGGACAAGAACCA agacGGGAAGatcagcagagaggagatgatagaCTACTTCATGAAAGCCAGCTCTCTGCTTAACTGCAAGATGGGTTTCATCCACACGTTTACTGAGGCCACCTACGTCAAGCCCACGTTCTGCGAGCACTGCGCCGGCTTT ATATGGGGCTTCTACAAGCAAGGCTACAAGTGTAAAG CCTGCGGGGTGAACTGCCACAAGGCCTGCCGAAGCCGCCTGGCAGTCGAGTGCCGGAAGAGGACGAAGAGCATAAGCCACGAGACGCCGCCGGCTCTCCAGGCCCGATCCTACAGCTTCCCTCCACCTGCCAACACCCCACCCAGCCTGCAGAACACAG TTATTGCTGAAGAGGATATAGAGTCACTGGAGGAAGGAGTGTTTGATGTCCACCTATAa
- the LOC119481554 gene encoding RAS guanyl-releasing protein 2-like isoform X1 — protein MESTMTEQSAAVDELVEACIQAFDEKGTLKDASVVRMFLMMHPWYIPSIDMAKKLVFKSQEESCTAERRTRICHLVKYWISEFPAEFNLSPELADQIKDFKDLLSTEGNERQSKLIDLDSVPSYKWKRQVTQRVPSVSKKRKMSLLFDHLDSCELAEHLTYLEYKSFCKILFQDYHSFVMHGCTVDNPILERFITLFNSVSQWIQLMVLSKPTAPQRAAVISHFIRVAQKLLQLQNFNTLMAVVGGLSNSSISRLKDTQTHISAETNKVFNNLIELVTSCGNYSQYRKRFSECSGFRFPILGVHLKDLIAVHVALPDWADKEKTRVNLAKAQQLYAILQELALIQTTPPHVDANTDLLNLLTVSLDQYHMEEEIYQMSLQREPRKPAAQNSSPAPAPDPKPTMIDDWAVSVKPSADPTIIKKHIEKMVESVFKNFDSDGDGHISQDEFEAIRNNFPYLSKFGELDKNQDGKISREEMIDYFMKASSLLNCKMGFIHTFTEATYVKPTFCEHCAGFIWGFYKQGYKCKACGVNCHKACRSRLAVECRKRTKSISHETPPALQARSYSFPPPANTPPSLQNTVIAEEDIESLEEGVFDVHL, from the exons ATGGAGTCCACGATGACGGAGCAGTCGGCCGCAGTGGACGAGCTGGTGGAAGCGTGCATCCAAGCCTTCG ATGAGAAGGGCACTTTGAAGGATGCGTCCGTGGTCCGCATGTTTCTCATGATGCACCCTTGGTACATCCCTTCAATCGACATGGCTAAGAAGCTAGTGTTCAA ATCTCAAGAGGAGAGCTGCACTGCTGAGCGCCGCACACGAATCTGCCACCTTGTCAA GTACTGGATCTCTGAGTTTCCAGCAGAGTTCAATCTGAGCCCGGAGCTGGCCGACCAGATCAAAGACTTTAAAGACCTCCTGAGCACCGAGGGCAACGAGCGCCAGAGCAAGCTCATTGACCTcgacagtgt GCCGTCATATAAATGGAAGCGGCAGGTGACTCAGCGTGTCCCATCAGTGTCCAAAAAGAGGAAAATGTCCCTGCTGTTTGACCACCTTGACTCCTGCGAACTGGCTGAACACCTGACCTACCTGGAGTACAAATCCTTCTGCAAAATCCTG TTTCAGGACTACCACAGCTTCGTGATGCACGGCTGCACAGTGGATAACCCCATCCTGGAGCGTTTCATCACGCTTTTCAACAGCGTCTCCCAGTGGATCCAGCTCATGGTGCTCAGCAAGCCAACCGCTCCTCAGAGGGCCGCCGTCATCTCCCACTTCATCAGAGTGGCACAG AAGCTGCTGCAGTTGCAGAACTTCAACACGCTGATGGCCGTGGTGGGCGGCCTCAGCAACAGCTCCATCTCTCGCCTCAAAGACACGCAGACCCACATCAGCGCGGAGACCAACAAG GTTTTCAACAACCTTATTGAACTGGTGACGTCATGCGGGAACTACAGTCAATACCGCAAGCGCTTCTCCGAGTGCTCGGGCTTCCGATTCCCCATCCTCGGCGTGCACCTGAAGGACCTGATAGCCGTGCACGTGGCGCTGCCAGACTGGGCTGACAAAGAGAAAACACGGGTCAACCTGGCTAAGGCTCAACAGCTGTACGCCATCCTGCAAGAGCTGGCGCTCATCCAGACCACGCCGCCTCACGTGGATGCCAACACAGACCTGCTCAACCTGCTCACG GTGTCTCTGGACCAGTACCACATGGAGGAGGAGATCTACCAGATGTCTCTGCAGAGAGAACCTCGCAAGCCAGCAGCG CAGAACTCCAGCCCCGCCCCCGCGCCTGACCCCAAGCCCACCATGATCGATGACTGGGCTGTGTCGGTGAAGCCCAGCGCCGACCCGACGATCATCAAGAAACACATAGAGAAGATGGTGGAG TCCGTCTTCAAGAACTTCGACTCGGACGGCGACGGCCACATCTCCCAGGATGAGTTTGAAGCCATCAGGAACAACTTCCCATACCTCAGCAAGTTTGGAGAACTGGACAAGAACCA agacGGGAAGatcagcagagaggagatgatagaCTACTTCATGAAAGCCAGCTCTCTGCTTAACTGCAAGATGGGTTTCATCCACACGTTTACTGAGGCCACCTACGTCAAGCCCACGTTCTGCGAGCACTGCGCCGGCTTT ATATGGGGCTTCTACAAGCAAGGCTACAAGTGTAAAG CCTGCGGGGTGAACTGCCACAAGGCCTGCCGAAGCCGCCTGGCAGTCGAGTGCCGGAAGAGGACGAAGAGCATAAGCCACGAGACGCCGCCGGCTCTCCAGGCCCGATCCTACAGCTTCCCTCCACCTGCCAACACCCCACCCAGCCTGCAGAACACAG TTATTGCTGAAGAGGATATAGAGTCACTGGAGGAAGGAGTGTTTGATGTCCACCTATAa